The Virgibacillus siamensis sequence ACAAGCTGACACGACAGATAGAAGAATGGGCGATTGATCGAGATTTAGACAAAGGCGATACAAGCAAGCAAATAATAAAAATTTACGAGGAAGCGGGCGAATTGGCAAGGTCATATATACGTGGAGATAAAAAGCAAATGGAGGACGATTACGGGGATATATTCATCACGATAGCAATATCAGCTATGCAAAACGGACTGGACATAAGGGATTGCATCAGCAAGGCTTATCAGGAAATATCAGGACGTGACGGAAAAATAAAGGATGGAGTTTTCGTGAAAGAAAGTGATTTAGCATGACACAAGACGAGCGCAACTCAATCATAGAACAGCTATCACTAATAACAGGGTACAACACAACGGTATTTGAAAAGCTAGACGATACACAATTGGAAAAGGAGTTGGCGGAACATTATGCATGACGCGGAAAAGCAACTATACGATGAGGAATTTATGCACCTGCATCGGATCAATGCGGAATTAGGAGAAGTTAATCAGAAATTGAACAAAGAAAATAGCAGATGGGCTCTATATTCGGTGGTAATCACTCTATTATTTCTAGTTACGGTGTTTGTATGATTAAGTTTACTATACCTGGGGATTGTGTAGCGCAAGGAAGGCCCAGAGCAGTAAGAATGGGCAAAGGCATCAGGCTATACGATCCGAAAACATCACGTGATTACAAAACATATGTAGCACGAATAGCGCAGGAATATGCGCCAAAAGAACCGATTGAAACAACTTTATTCGTAAATCTAGTAATCTACCGACAAATACCGAAATCGACAAGCAAGAAGAAACGAGAACAAATGTTATCCGGTGAAATCAGACCGACAGTTAAGCCCGACATTGACAATTTAAGCAAGGGTATTCTTGATTCACTTAACGGGATAATCTATAAAGATGATTCGCAAATTGTAGAATTGAACGCTACAAAATATTATTCAGACAGTCCACGCGCTGAAATTGAGATAATTGAAAAGTGGTGATTAGGTGGAACTACAAAAAATATCCGAAATGATTTTAAAAACAAGTACTAGAATAGATAACGCCACAGTTACTATATACAAGCTAGCCAAAGAACGCAGCGAAACAGAATACGAATACCGCAAAGCATTAGGACAGGAAATAGCACGATTAAAGGCAGAAGGAACGCCAGTAAGCATAATAGGAGACATTGCCAGAGGAAACACAGCAGAGCTCAAATTAAAGCGTGATATGGCTGATAGCATGTATACATCAGCCAGGGATAGTATGAAGGCATTGCAAAGTGAACTGAGCGGATTACAGAGCATATATAAAGTTCAATCGGAGGTATGACATGAACAAATACATGTATGAATGCATCAAGTGCAATGAGATATTTAAAAGCTACAACCCGAAACCAAAATATTGTTCTAAAAAATGTAAAGATGAATATTCAAAACAAAAAATAAAAACTGATGAGATTAAAAGACTATACAAAGAAGGTCATACGCAGTTGGAAATAGCCACGAAGTTAGGCGCAACGCAAAAGATTATATATTCAAGAATGAAAGAAGAAGGAATTAAAGCAAGAACACCAAAGAAAAGGAATCAGTTTGGAAAAAATAACTCGTATTGGAAAAATGGGATAATTAAGGATAAGGGGTATGTTTTAGAGAAAACACCAGGGCATCCCAGGGCATCTAAGGTAGGAGATTACGTTTATCAACACGTACTGATAATGGAAAGGCATTTAGGTAGACGTTTAAATTGGAACGGAGCGGATAATCCCGACAGCGAAATAGTTCATCATAAAAACGAGATCAAAGACGACAATAGATTGGAAAATTTAGAACTCATGACAATATCTGAACATACAAGGCATCATAATGAAATCAGAAACAGAAAGGGAGTGGTTTGATATGTCAGAGAAAAGTCTAAAATTTTTGGATTTGTTCTCTGGCATTTAGTCGGAGGATTCAGATTAGGCATGGAACAACACGGCCATGAATGCGTTGGTTTTTGTGAAATAGATAAATTCGCAAGGGAATCATATAAAGCAATACACAATACAGAAGGAGAGGAAGAATGGCATGACATCACAAAAGTATCAGACGAGCATATTCGATCACTTAGAGGACGAGTGGACGTTATCTGTGGAGGATTCCCATGCCAAGCTTTTTCAGTTGCTGGGAAACGAGGGGGATTCGATGACGCTAGAGGAACTTTATTCTTTGAAATCGCACGCATCGCTAATATCCTCAAACCACGCTATTTATTCCTTGAGAACGTCAAAGGATTACTCAACCACAACAGCGGGGCTACGTTCGAGGTTATCCTCAGAACCTTGGATGAACTCGGGTATGATGCGGAATGGCAAGTGCTTAACTCTAAAAACTTCGGAGTACCACAAAACAGGGAACGAGTGTTCATTGTCGGATATCTTAGAAACGGAAGTACACGAAAAGTATTTCCTGTCAGACGAAATGACGAACAGATTAATGGGGTACAAGGACAATCAACAAATACCATTACAGCAAGGTATGAAGCGGGGGGGAGCGGATCGTACGTTATTGAAGGTAAACAGCATGCACAAAAAGAAGTCCGGGCAGTATTAACACCTGAAAGAGAAGAAAAACGACAAAACGGCAGACGTTTCAAAGAAGATGGAGAACCGATGTTTACACTAACGAGCCAAGATAGACACGGGATAGCAATTAAAGAAGCAACCAAACAAGGGTACAAAGACGCATACCCTGGCGACAGCGTGAATTTGTCATTACCTAATTCGGAAACAAGGCGAGGGCGAGTGGGAGAGCGAATAGCCAACACATTAGACACCGGATGCCAACAAGGAACGGTAACGGAAGAATTAAAAATCCGAAAACTAACGCCAAAAGAATGTTTTAGATTACAAGGTTTTCCCGATTCAGCATTCGCTAAAGCAGCAGAAGTTAATTCAAACAGCCAATTATATAAACAAGCCGGTAACAGCGTAACAGTAAACGTCATAAGCGCAATAGCAGAACGAATTTAGTAGAATCACAGTATAAAGGGGTGTAGCACATGGAATGGGTAGACAAGCTGATAATCGAATACGAGCAGGGCAGGAAGGAACTAAGGCAGATGCATGACAAGCTAGGAGATAGCGAACAAGACGAAAAAGACAAGTCGGAAATCAATTCAATGATTAACGATATGACATTTAGTCTTGAATGGATGAAAACGGGAACGCAGCCCGATATGTATTTAGGGATTGATAAGCACGGTGCATATCAGACGGATCACATAGCTAATATGGACTGGTTTCCTTCATTGGATATTGTTCCAGAACGAAAACTCACCGAACAAGAAAAACAAGATATATTCTTAAAACTTGTGAAGCTATCAGCTAGAGAAAGAGTGTGTTTTGTCCTTAGAGAGGGGTATCTGTGGGAGTTTCATGACATAGCGGAGGAGTTAGGGGTTTCTAAACAAACAGTCCACATCTATTTCAAAAGAGCTAGAAAAAAACTAGGGATTGACAATAAAAAGGAATAAATGCCAGTTTGTCTGACAAAAGTCTGACAGGCGGTGCACTGTGAATACTCTTTTAAAAAGGCGAAGGTGTTTTCGGGAATACGCAATTTTTGGAGGGGGCTATTGCGGGAGTATTCACTCCTAAATAAAAGGAGTTGTAAAAATGATAAACTGGACAGACGAAAAACGAAAGCAAATCATAAATTTAAAAAACCAAAATTTAACATGGGCTGCAATATCTGAACAAATGTCAGCAGTACATGATGAACGATATACAATAGAGCAATGCAGAAGTCAATACAGGAACAACAAAGACAGATTACTACACGATACACCACAACAACCAGAACCACAATATAAAAGCACATTCGAACGCAAATCAGACGGAACAGAAGTAAGCGACACGCTGATTAAGATTTCACAAGACAGATTGAAGGACAATGACTATATACTGAAAGCGCATGGGTATGACCCAGACGAGTGGGAAATATCATCACATCAATTCAGCATGTGGAATCACTTTAACAAGGAAATGGACAACCCTAAAGTATTATACGCATCCAAAGTGAAGGTTATACCTAAAAAAGACAAGTTTTCTCTTGATAAGCTGTTAGAAAGTGTTAAACAAGTACCTGAAGTAAACATACAACCAGTACATACCAGAGAACAGTCATACTTGAATATACCGTTAGCGGATATGCACTTTGGTATAGCAACCTATGAGGATTACAAGAAAACGCAGATGATGATATTGGATTTAATCCAAAAAGGACACGAAGAAATACTATTTATAATCGGCAATGATTTGCTACACCATAACGATCACCGGAACAGAACAGCATCAGGACGAGAAATACAACAGGTAGACATTATCGAAGCATGGAACAACGCTAAAATGTTTTATTATCCGTTGCTTGAATATGCGTTGATGCACAGCAACAAAGTAACAGTCCTTTACACCAAGGGGAATCATTCAGAAAGCATGGAATGGACATTCGTACAGATGCTTAAAGAACGGTTTACACAAATACATTTTGATGATGAATTCAAAGAACGAAAAGTTCATATGTTAGGGTTAAACTTTGCAGGTAGTTCGCACGGGGATAAGAAAAAACTGAAGAACCTAACGGAAAACTTTGCGACCGAGTTTCCTTATGAGTGGAGTATCGCATCAACAAGAACGGTATTCAGCGGACACCTGCACCACGAATTAGTGCTAGATAAAGGCGGGGTTATACATCGTCAACTGCCATCAGGAGTTAATCCTGATACGTGGCATTCAGAAATGGGTTACACAACATCACACAGAAGATTCCAGGTGTTTGAATACGATTACGAATCCGAAAGATGCATCTATTATGTATAGGCGGTGTAGAATATGAATCTAACTCCAATAGAAATTGTTGTGCTGATCGTAATTGCTACATCGTTGATACTGTTCACAATCGAATTAGTATGGCAGCGTGAAGAATTAGACGAGCAGACGAAACACATTGACGAATTGGCGGAAGAAATTAAAAAGTTAAGGAGTGAGTAATCATGTCAGAATTCGTAAGCTATGTATATGTCAGACTACTAGATATGGGATATGCCCCAGACAGCGAAGAAGTGGAAAAGATAGTCGAATTAATTGAGGCGATTGAAGGCGAACCATTCACAGAATCGGAAGTAGCGCACGACTTATATTTCGGCTTACGTCTGCATGGTTATACTGCTACCGATATGGAATGTAAGATAATAGCCGGAATTGTATTTGATTACCTGCAAGAAAAAGGGCAAGTGGAATATACTATTGTTATAGATGAGGACGAAATACATGGTTGATATATTAAACGCGATAGCATCGTTGTTTTTCTATTCGCTTATAGTGTTGGGTGGATTGTTCTTGTTAGCTATGACGATATTCACGGGATTTGTACTATTTCTTTAAAGAGGTGATTAGCATGTGTCCATGTGGTAAAGAAACGTGTGATTGCGGAGAAGATTTCAGCAAGACGCTATACAACTTCATCAAGAGTAAACAAGAGAAGGAAGAAGAACCAATAACATTCATTATGAATAGCTACAATAACCGGCCTGAATAAGCCGTCAATAAACTGTTCCTTAAACAGTAAGCTGATAACTATTGTTTGTACCCGTGTGGAAAGCGGGTATATTTTTTTATTCCCTGCATAACAATATAGCGGGGAGGTGCATCATGTTTGGTGCTAACATAGAAGTAATAACAGAAGATGAATATCATATCTTATTTAGAATATCCTGGTACTTTAACGGGGAATATAACGAAAAATGGATAACGGAAAGGAAGGACACTTCATGACGGAGTGTCTTTTTTCTGTTCAGGAGGAATGGTGATGATCTAATGGGCAGACCTAATAAATACATTGAATTAGAAATTGAAGATAAATTGGATTTAGTCGAAGGGTGGAAACGTGACGGGTTATCTGATGAACAAATAGCGGGCAACTTAGGCGTTTCTTATACTGTGTTGAAAGAGTGGAAAAAGAAATATCCGCCTTTTGCGACTGCCATAAAAAAGGGTAAAGAAGTTTCAGACTATGAACTAGAAAACACATTGCACAAACGAGCAACGGGTTACTATTACACGGAACAAACAGTCACTAACAAGGGTGATATTGTGGAAATAAAGAAGTATGAGCACCCTAACCCGACATCACTAATATTTGCATTAAAGAATAGACTTCCAAAAAAATACCGCGACAAACAGGAAATAGAACAAACAGGAAATATGAACGTTACATTTGTTGACGACATAGGAACTGATGACGATGCAACGTAAACTATCAGAGTTTATCCCGAAGAAGTTTCATTCAATATGGAAAGCTGCTGTCAATCCTGATGTGCTGAACATTGTATGCAAGGGTGGCAGGGGTAGCGGTAAGTCATCGGACATAGCACATATCATTGTACAAATGCTTATGAGATACCCTGTAAATGCAGTAGGTATACGAAAGTTTGATAATACAATCGAGTTATCCATATTCGAGCAGATTAAGTGGGCCATATCAGAGCAAGGGGTAACACATCTATTTAAAGTGAATAAGTCTCCTATGCGTATCACATACGTTCCTAGAGGTAATTACATTACATTCAGGGGCGCACAAGAACCGGAACGCATCAAGTCATTAAAGAGTGCTAATTTCCCTTTTGCTATTGCGTGGCTAGAGGAAATAGCGGAATTTAAAACAGAAGATGAAGTGACAACCATTACAAACTCATTATTACGTGGTGAATTGGGTGATGGTTTATTTTATAAGTTCTTTTATTCGTATAACCCGCCTAAGAGGAAACAGTCATGGGTTAATAAGAAATATGAAACACAATTCCAACCGGAAAACACTTTCGTACACCATAGCACATATTTGGATAATCCATTCATAGCGGATCAGTTCAAAGAAGAAGCACAAGCAGCTAAAGAACGTAATCTACTAAAATATGAGTGGGAATATCTAGGTAAGGCTATCGGTTCAGGTGTAGTGCCGTTTGATAATCTAAACTTTAGAACGATAACAGATGATGAAGTGAAGGTGTTTGATAACATACGTCAAGGACTGGATTTTGGTTATGCAGTCGATCCGGTATCATTTGTGCGTTGGCATTATGACAAGACGCGGAAACGCATATATGCTATTGATGAGTTTTACGGTGTTAAGTTGAGTAACGCAAAGTTAGCCAAATGGGTAAACAGTAAAGGCTATCACGACACTATGACGATAGCTGATTCAGCAGAACCTAAGAGCATAGCAGAATTAAAAAGTTACGGCATGAGGATTAAAGGTGCCAAGAAAGGCCCGGGAAGTGTTGAATATGGCGAAAAGTGGTTGGATGACTTAGAGGAAATAATCATCGACCCGAAACGCACACCTAACACAGCGAAAGAATTCGAAAACATAGACTACCAGACGGACAAAGACGGTAATCCTAAAGCTAAGTTAGAAGATGCAGACAATCACTCAATAGATAGTACACGCTATGGATTTGAAAACGACATGAAGCAACGTAGTATTTCCATATTGAAGTAAAGGAGGTATAGCGATGTACCCAACAGAACCAACGCACACAGAAGAACTAATCAGCCACATACAGAATCAATCTCCTAAGACACCGGACATTATAAAAGAGTTAATAGACAATCACGACACGTCAGCTATGGAAAACGGTGTACGATACTATTTCAACGATACCGACATAGTAGGCAGAAAGATATACACGTATGAAAATGGCGCTAAGGTAGTAGATAACGATGCTACAAATGAGAAATTACCCGCATCATGGCATAAGCGCCTTGTCGATCAGAAGGTAGGTTATTTAGTTGGTAAGCCTGTAACATTGGCAAGCGACAAGGAAAACGACCCTGCATTGGAACGTATACAAGAAATTATAGGCGATGAATTTGACGACACGATGCCAGAGTTAGTCAAACATGCATCTAATAAGGGAAGGGAGTTCTTGCATCCGTATATAGACGATGAAGGACAATTCGATTACATGATTGTACCCGCACAGGAATGTATACCGATATACACCAAGACAAAGAAACGTGACTTAGAAGCAGTTATACGTTATTACGATGTAGGCGACATTAAGAAAATCGAATTATGGGATAGTGAGCAGGTAACGTATTATGAGGAAATAGACGGCAAAGTACATTATGATGCCGGAGTAGAACAGAATCCGCAGTCACACTTTTATTATGGGAATAAAGGCTATGGATGGGGCAAAGTACCGTTTGTTGATTTCCGTAACAACGAGGAATGTATAAGCGACCTGAAGTTTTACAAGCGCCTAATTGATGCATATGAGTTAATCATCAGTAATACAGCTAACACCATTGTAGACGTACAGTCTTTGATATATGTGCTAAAAGGGTATGAAGGTCAAGACTTGGATGAGTTCATGACTAATCTTAAGAAATACAAGGCTATTAGCGTATCGGATGAACCAGGTAGTGGAGTGGACACATTGCAAGCTGACATACCTGTTAATGCAGTAGATAGCCATGCAGACAGGTTAGAACAGCTTATATATGATGCAGGGCAAGGCGTTAATTTCAGCGCTGACAAGCTAGGAAACAACCCTTCTGGCGTATCATTGAAATTCCTGTACACAGCATTGGATTTAAAGGCTAGCGTCTTAGAACGAAAATTTAGCAAGTCATTACGTGAATTTACATGGTTCATATGTGAGTATTTGTCCATAGCTGAGAATGTGAAAGCAGACTATCAAGACTACACATGGACATTTAATAAATCCATCATCACGAATGAAGCTGAGATAATCAAGAATCTAGGACTATCACAGTCTATGTTATCGGACGAGACTATTCTAACGAATCATCCGTACGTGGACGATGTGCAAGCTGAACTTGACAAACGAAAAGCGCAACAAGACGAGTACATGCAGAACATGCCAGGTGTTGAAGTAAATGAACCAGAATGACATTGAGAAACACTTAGACAATATGCTAACACAGTCCGAACGAGACATAGATAAAGTCTTTGCAGGACGTTTAAAATCATTGCTAGACCTATTAGCTGATATGCATAGAAAGTACGCTGATAATGGATCTATTAGCCGTACAGAGGTATACAAGTATAAACGTTTCGAGAAGGAAATGGAACGCATTAAATTATTGATCCATGATGACTATAAGAAAGTGTATCAGGAAATCAATAAACTAATGAAAGACCAGTATACTGACAATCTATTAATGAGCCTGTTTGTATACGAAATGGCTACACAGCTAGATATGCAAGTAACCATTCCGAGCGCGCGGGTAGTAAGTGAAGCTATACTCAATCCGATAAAAGAGTTGACATTATCATCATTGATGAATCAGCACAGGAACGAGATTGTGCGAAAGATACGGATAGAGTTGGCGCAAGGTATCCAGGCGGGCGAATCATATGGAGAAATGGCTGAACGCCTTGAAAAAGCGGTCAATTTTAGTCGGAGTAAAGCTAGACGAGTGGCTAGAACAGAATCCGGTAGAGTACAAGTTGAATCACGTTTGAAAAGCATCGAAAAAGCTAAAAAAATGATCGAGCCGGATAAACAGGTGGAACAAGCGAAGTCGGACGATAAGCCGGAAACTGATGGCAAGCCGAAAATTGTACGTGATAAGCCATATGGACTGAAACCAGAAGGAAACGAAAGCGCATTTGCAAAGTTTTGGATGGCTGAATTGGATTTACGTACAAGGCGGTCACACAGAAAGCTAGACGGACAGACAGCGGATGATGAGGGGTATTTTCATTATAAGGGTATGAAAGCAAAAGGCCCGTCATTGTGGGCCAACCCCTCCATGACGATTAATTGTCGTTGTGATGTCGGGGTTAAAATAAATGGCAAGATGCCAGACACAAGGCGTGTGCGTGACTACAACGATGCACGCTACCAACAAAGACTGGCAGACAGAATGGACTTTCTCATGGCGGAAGAAGGATTAACAGAAAAACAAGCAGAACGAAAGGCAATGAAACAAGTTTATCCACCAAATATAGTGGAGAAGTACAGATTTTATGAAGATTGGTACAAAGATCAACCAAAGTAATGCGCCTATCAGACTAGCGGTAGGCGTTTTTATTTATATCTTATACCTACGTTGCATGACGTATAACATGCTATCCTATCGAGCACACAAACTCGTAAAACGTGAAGGAGACATAGAATATGAAACGAGATTTTCTTAAAGAACTAGAGTTATCAGATGAACAAATCGAAGCGGTTTTCAAGGAACACGGGAAGGCTGTTAATGAGTACAAAACGAAAGCAGAACAGGTCGACACTCTGCAATCACAAATTGATGACTACAAACAACAGCTAACAGACCGTGACAAACAGCTTAAGGATTTGGAAGGTAAGGCATCAGGTAACGAGGACTTACAGCAACAGATTAAGGACTTACAGAAGGCTAACGATGACGCACAGAAGGAATATGACGAGCAATTACGTCAACAGAAGAAAGAATCTAAATTGGAGTTGCTTCTAAAGGACGTGAAGGCACGTAATCCTAAAGCAGTCAAGGCACTACTGGATAATGACAAGATTAGTCTTGATAACGATAATCTAGTAGGCGTACAAGACCAGATTGACGCACTAAAAGAATCGGACGCTTATTTATTTGAGAGTGACGAACCTAAGTTAAAAGGC is a genomic window containing:
- a CDS encoding PBSX family phage terminase large subunit is translated as MTMQRKLSEFIPKKFHSIWKAAVNPDVLNIVCKGGRGSGKSSDIAHIIVQMLMRYPVNAVGIRKFDNTIELSIFEQIKWAISEQGVTHLFKVNKSPMRITYVPRGNYITFRGAQEPERIKSLKSANFPFAIAWLEEIAEFKTEDEVTTITNSLLRGELGDGLFYKFFYSYNPPKRKQSWVNKKYETQFQPENTFVHHSTYLDNPFIADQFKEEAQAAKERNLLKYEWEYLGKAIGSGVVPFDNLNFRTITDDEVKVFDNIRQGLDFGYAVDPVSFVRWHYDKTRKRIYAIDEFYGVKLSNAKLAKWVNSKGYHDTMTIADSAEPKSIAELKSYGMRIKGAKKGPGSVEYGEKWLDDLEEIIIDPKRTPNTAKEFENIDYQTDKDGNPKAKLEDADNHSIDSTRYGFENDMKQRSISILK
- a CDS encoding MazG-like family protein gives rise to the protein MNYQDIVFNDTPTNLNKLTRQIEEWAIDRDLDKGDTSKQIIKIYEEAGELARSYIRGDKKQMEDDYGDIFITIAISAMQNGLDIRDCISKAYQEISGRDGKIKDGVFVKESDLA
- a CDS encoding phage scaffolding protein; the encoded protein is MKRDFLKELELSDEQIEAVFKEHGKAVNEYKTKAEQVDTLQSQIDDYKQQLTDRDKQLKDLEGKASGNEDLQQQIKDLQKANDDAQKEYDEQLRQQKKESKLELLLKDVKARNPKAVKALLDNDKISLDNDNLVGVQDQIDALKESDAYLFESDEPKLKGREPHSSNPNETKQTFTVDDFKGMTPEQINKNWEKLKG
- a CDS encoding sigma factor-like helix-turn-helix DNA-binding protein; this encodes MEWVDKLIIEYEQGRKELRQMHDKLGDSEQDEKDKSEINSMINDMTFSLEWMKTGTQPDMYLGIDKHGAYQTDHIANMDWFPSLDIVPERKLTEQEKQDIFLKLVKLSARERVCFVLREGYLWEFHDIAEELGVSKQTVHIYFKRARKKLGIDNKKE
- a CDS encoding RusA family crossover junction endodeoxyribonuclease; amino-acid sequence: MIKFTIPGDCVAQGRPRAVRMGKGIRLYDPKTSRDYKTYVARIAQEYAPKEPIETTLFVNLVIYRQIPKSTSKKKREQMLSGEIRPTVKPDIDNLSKGILDSLNGIIYKDDSQIVELNATKYYSDSPRAEIEIIEKW
- a CDS encoding HNH endonuclease; this encodes MGRPNKYIELEIEDKLDLVEGWKRDGLSDEQIAGNLGVSYTVLKEWKKKYPPFATAIKKGKEVSDYELENTLHKRATGYYYTEQTVTNKGDIVEIKKYEHPNPTSLIFALKNRLPKKYRDKQEIEQTGNMNVTFVDDIGTDDDAT
- a CDS encoding HNH endonuclease signature motif containing protein — translated: MNKYMYECIKCNEIFKSYNPKPKYCSKKCKDEYSKQKIKTDEIKRLYKEGHTQLEIATKLGATQKIIYSRMKEEGIKARTPKKRNQFGKNNSYWKNGIIKDKGYVLEKTPGHPRASKVGDYVYQHVLIMERHLGRRLNWNGADNPDSEIVHHKNEIKDDNRLENLELMTISEHTRHHNEIRNRKGVV
- the dcm gene encoding DNA (cytosine-5-)-methyltransferase, which produces MEQHGHECVGFCEIDKFARESYKAIHNTEGEEEWHDITKVSDEHIRSLRGRVDVICGGFPCQAFSVAGKRGGFDDARGTLFFEIARIANILKPRYLFLENVKGLLNHNSGATFEVILRTLDELGYDAEWQVLNSKNFGVPQNRERVFIVGYLRNGSTRKVFPVRRNDEQINGVQGQSTNTITARYEAGGSGSYVIEGKQHAQKEVRAVLTPEREEKRQNGRRFKEDGEPMFTLTSQDRHGIAIKEATKQGYKDAYPGDSVNLSLPNSETRRGRVGERIANTLDTGCQQGTVTEELKIRKLTPKECFRLQGFPDSAFAKAAEVNSNSQLYKQAGNSVTVNVISAIAERI
- a CDS encoding phage minor head protein, with amino-acid sequence MLDLLADMHRKYADNGSISRTEVYKYKRFEKEMERIKLLIHDDYKKVYQEINKLMKDQYTDNLLMSLFVYEMATQLDMQVTIPSARVVSEAILNPIKELTLSSLMNQHRNEIVRKIRIELAQGIQAGESYGEMAERLEKAVNFSRSKARRVARTESGRVQVESRLKSIEKAKKMIEPDKQVEQAKSDDKPETDGKPKIVRDKPYGLKPEGNESAFAKFWMAELDLRTRRSHRKLDGQTADDEGYFHYKGMKAKGPSLWANPSMTINCRCDVGVKINGKMPDTRRVRDYNDARYQQRLADRMDFLMAEEGLTEKQAERKAMKQVYPPNIVEKYRFYEDWYKDQPK
- a CDS encoding phage portal protein, whose product is MYPTEPTHTEELISHIQNQSPKTPDIIKELIDNHDTSAMENGVRYYFNDTDIVGRKIYTYENGAKVVDNDATNEKLPASWHKRLVDQKVGYLVGKPVTLASDKENDPALERIQEIIGDEFDDTMPELVKHASNKGREFLHPYIDDEGQFDYMIVPAQECIPIYTKTKKRDLEAVIRYYDVGDIKKIELWDSEQVTYYEEIDGKVHYDAGVEQNPQSHFYYGNKGYGWGKVPFVDFRNNEECISDLKFYKRLIDAYELIISNTANTIVDVQSLIYVLKGYEGQDLDEFMTNLKKYKAISVSDEPGSGVDTLQADIPVNAVDSHADRLEQLIYDAGQGVNFSADKLGNNPSGVSLKFLYTALDLKASVLERKFSKSLREFTWFICEYLSIAENVKADYQDYTWTFNKSIITNEAEIIKNLGLSQSMLSDETILTNHPYVDDVQAELDKRKAQQDEYMQNMPGVEVNEPE